In Miscanthus floridulus cultivar M001 chromosome 5, ASM1932011v1, whole genome shotgun sequence, one genomic interval encodes:
- the LOC136450695 gene encoding uncharacterized protein, giving the protein MKAKALPFIAFEHKRDAYGFAVRPQHLQRYREYANIYKEEEEERSDRWKNFLDRQAEDGESSGEDAKVTPSNEDEGAAGKNAKDGRTEPRPHKIQIWSEIRPSLGHIEEMMNSRVKKKQSSSVNEGYTRDELRPDNSEESKPSEDSDDEFYDVEKVDPSQEVPATDIANADSGTNKGADQEEHYPWKEELECLVRDGLPMALRGELWQAFIGIGARRVKGYYEGLLAADSEREDNKCSDSPTTECGDGKSKASQPFSSEKWKGQIEKDLPRTFPGHPALDEDGRNALRRLLTAYARHNPSVGYCQAMNFFAGLLLLLMTEENAFWALTGIMDDYFDGYFSEEMIESQVDQLVLEELVGERFPKLVNHLDYLGVQVAWVTGPWFLSIFMNMLPWESVLRVWDVLLFEGNRVMLFRTALALMELYGPALVTTKDAGDAVTLLQSLAGSTFDSSQLVLTACMGYQAVGEARLQELRNKHRPSVISSMEQRAKGLRVWRDTNSLASKLYNFKRDTEPLVSLSEEQSNDLKDGDKNQEANCSNVDDMYHGLTLNSEIDSLPDPKDQVVWLKGELCQLLEERRSAVLRADELETALMEMVKQDNRRELSAKVEQLEQELSELRQALSDKQEQEQAMLQVLMRVEQEQKVTEDARICAEQDAAAQKYAAHILQEKYEEAMASLTQMENRAVMAETMLEATIQYQSSQQKAQLPSPSPSPRTPTRDASPGQGNQDSSQEFQPRRISLLAPFSIGWRDKNKGKQNGTDELTNGKLNNNTDQGVETPKKDDEKKVDSPKEGEQMIQTPQRDSEPRLETPKMDSEQQSVELTTSNMNGQEDQLEEIKLD; this is encoded by the exons ATGAAGGCCAAGGCCCTCCCCTTCATCGCCTTCGAGCACAAGCG AGACGCCTATGGCTTCGCCGTGCGCCCACAGCACCTGCAGCGGTACAGAGAGTATGCAAACATCTATAAG gaggaggaagaggagaggtCCGACAGATGGAAGAATTTTCTGGATCGGCAGGCTGAGGATGGAGAATCATCTGGAGAGGACGCCAAGGTCACACCATCCAACGAGGATGAAGGAGCTGCTGGCAAGAATGCCAAGGATGGCAGGACAGAGCCAAGACCACATAAGATCCAAATATGGTCTGAAATCAGGCCCTCTTTGGGCCATATTGAGGAGATGATGAACTCACGTGTGAAGAAGAAGCAATCTTCGTCTGTTAATGAGGGGTATACGAGGGATGAACTCCGCCCTGATAATTCTGAAGAGAGCAAGCCATCGGAGGATTCTGATGATGAGTTCTATGATGTAGAGAAGGTTGATCCTAGCCAAGAAGTGCCTGCAACTGACATAGCCAATGCTGACTCAGGTACAAATAAAGGCGCAGATCAAGAAGAACATTATCCTTGGAAAGAAGAATTAGAATGCTTAGTCCGTGATGGGCTTCCAATGGCTTTGAGAGGAGAG CTATGGCAAGCTTTTATTGGTATTGGAGCTCGTCGGGTCAAAGGGTACTATGAGGGCCTCCTTGCAGCGGACAGCGAAAGAGAGGACAACAAATGTTCTGATTCTCCGACTACAGAATGTGGTGATGGAAAATCGAAAGCATCTCAACCATTTTCTTCTGAAAAATGGAAAGGGCAAATAGAGAAG GATTTGCCTAGAACATTTCCAGGACATCCTGCCCTTGATGAGGATGGCAGAAATGCCTTAAGACGCTTGCTCACAGCTTATGCTCGACATAATCCATCAGTTGGTTACTGCCAA GCAATGAACTTCTTTGCTGGTTTGCTACTTCTGTTGATGACAGAGGAGAATGCATTTTG GGCATTGACAGGCATTATGGATGACTATTTTGATGGTTACTTCTCTGAAGAAATGATCGAATCTCAG GTGGATCAGCTTGTTTTAGAGGAGTTAGTTGGAGAGAGATTCCCAAAGTTAG TAAATCATCTTGATTACCTTGGTGTACAAGTTGCGTGGGTCACTGGTCCATGGTTCCTATCTATTTTTATGAACATGCTTCCCTGGGAAAGTG TGCTTCGTGTGTGGGATGTTCTTCTCTTTGAGGGAAACCGTGTGATGCTGTTCCGGACAGCCCTTGCACTGATGGAGTTGTATG GTCCTGCACTTGTGACAACAAAAGATGCTGGGGATGCAGTAACCCTTTTGCAGTCTTTAGCTGGTTCCACTTTTGACAGTAGCCAGCTTGTTTTAACAGCTTGCATGGGATATCAAGCTGTAGGTGAAGCAAGACTGCAAGAATTGAGGAATAAACACCGACCATCTGTTATCTCTTCAATGGAACAGAGAGCAAAAGGTCTTCGTGTCTGGAGGGACACCAACAGTCTTGCATCTAAGCTATATAATTTCAAGCGTGACACTGAACCATTGGTGTCGTTATCAGAAGAACAGTCAAATGATTTAAAAGATGGCGATAAGAACCAAGAAGCCAATTGTAGTAATGTGGATGATATGTATCATGGCCTCACTCTCAACTCTGAGATTGACTCTCTGCCTGATCCTAAAGACCAG GTAGTCTGGCTGAAGGGTGAGCTGTGCCAACTGCTAGAGGAGAGAAGATCAGCTGTTCTGAG GGCTGATGAATTAGAGACAGCACTTATGGAGATGGTTAAGCAAGATAACAGACGTGAATTAAGTGCAAAG GTTGAGCAATTGGAACAAGAGTTATCCGAGCTAAGGCAAGCTCTATCAGACAAGCAGGAACAGGAACAAGCAATGCTTCAG GTTCTGATGCGTGTAGAGCAAGAGCAGAAAGTCACAGAGGATGCCCGTATCTGTGCGGAGCAAGATGCTGCTGCTCAAAAATATGCTGCACATATACTCCAG GAGAAGTACGAGGAAGCTATGGCTTCACTTACTCAAATGGAGAACAGAGCAGTTATGGCAGAAACTATGTTAGAGGCAACCATTCAGTACCAATCTAGTCAGCAGAAAGCACAGCTGCCATCGCCCTCTCCTTCTCCAAG GACCCCAACTCGAGATGCATCACCAGGCCAAGGGAACCAAGATTCATCACAGGAGTTCCAGCCTAGAAGGATAAGTTTGCTTGCACCATTTTCCATTGGATGGCGAGACAAGAACAAG GGCAAGCAGAACGGCACTGACGAGTTAACAAACGGTAAGCTCAATAATAACACCGATCAAGGGGTTGAAACACCCAAAAAGGACGATGAAAAGAAAGTCGACTCGCCAAAAGAGGGTGAACAGATGATCCAAACACCCCAAAGAGACAGTGAGCCCAGATTAGAGACGCCCAAGATGGATAGTGAGCAACAAAGTGTCGAATTGACGACAAGCAATATGAATGGGCAGGAAGACCAGTTGGAGGAAATAAAATTGGATTGA